In one window of Shewanella goraebulensis DNA:
- a CDS encoding methyl-accepting chemotaxis protein: protein MQNYNDNKLQTKLLLPLLSLVLLAVVVTLFLPEPISKTQIVCMLISLGVAQLIVGVYLFKQQIQQRLNKLGDYLSLVISTETAPDKPLKDSNDDQIAAITNNLSDFIEDLKSVIDNIRTDANNVRTGSYELASQMEAAESSVNKSTDENEHITTSLSEIVHTADELSNNADELKSTSVQVKERLEQGTVDAQNNQSSMTTFADGIESMVSDLDLLNIDSQKIGNVLEVIKSIAEQTNLLALNAAIEAARAGEQGRGFAVVADEVRALAHRTQESTVEIQSIVLELQAKAGNAVSAIGESQRVTQESLQQCQRVNQAFTDIGIAFQQLDSVAGNMTYSIQGQQTSTGSINNRAIEISRLSHEVQLNLKAISDRAQQQKASSENLEQVLTRVCI from the coding sequence ATGCAAAATTATAATGATAATAAATTGCAGACGAAGTTACTTTTACCGTTGCTTTCGTTAGTGCTGCTGGCTGTTGTTGTAACCCTATTTTTGCCAGAACCAATATCAAAGACTCAAATCGTATGTATGCTCATCAGCTTAGGTGTGGCTCAACTCATCGTCGGTGTGTATCTGTTTAAGCAACAGATACAGCAAAGATTGAATAAATTAGGCGATTATTTAAGTCTAGTGATAAGCACTGAAACTGCGCCAGATAAGCCATTAAAAGACAGCAATGATGATCAAATTGCGGCTATTACTAATAACCTCAGTGATTTTATTGAGGATTTAAAATCTGTTATCGATAATATTCGCACTGACGCAAATAATGTGCGAACTGGCTCTTATGAGCTCGCATCACAAATGGAGGCAGCAGAATCTTCAGTGAATAAAAGTACAGATGAGAATGAACACATTACGACATCTCTGTCTGAAATTGTGCACACTGCTGATGAGCTTTCTAACAATGCCGATGAGTTAAAGTCGACTTCTGTTCAGGTTAAAGAGCGACTAGAACAAGGGACTGTTGATGCCCAAAATAACCAAAGTTCAATGACGACTTTTGCTGATGGTATTGAGAGTATGGTGTCTGATTTAGACTTGCTGAATATCGACAGTCAGAAAATCGGTAATGTTCTTGAAGTGATTAAAAGTATTGCAGAGCAAACAAACTTGTTAGCGCTGAATGCAGCTATTGAAGCCGCTCGAGCTGGTGAACAAGGTCGAGGTTTTGCGGTAGTTGCAGATGAAGTGCGTGCGCTTGCCCACCGCACTCAAGAGTCTACGGTAGAAATCCAATCAATCGTATTAGAATTACAAGCTAAAGCAGGTAATGCGGTGAGTGCGATTGGTGAAAGCCAGCGTGTTACCCAAGAAAGCTTGCAGCAATGTCAGCGAGTGAATCAAGCATTTACAGATATCGGCATCGCATTCCAACAGCTTGATAGTGTCGCAGGTAACATGACCTATAGTATTCAAGGTCAGCAAACATCAACTGGCAGTATCAATAATCGTGCAATAGAAATCTCACGCTTAAGCCATGAGGTTCAACTTAATCTAAAAGCGATTTCTGATAGAGCGCAGCAGCAAAAAGCCAGCTCTGAAAATCTTGAGCAAGTGCTGACAAGGGTATGTATCTAG